In one window of Macrotis lagotis isolate mMagLag1 chromosome 5, bilby.v1.9.chrom.fasta, whole genome shotgun sequence DNA:
- the PNISR gene encoding arginine/serine-rich protein PNISR isoform X4: MWDQGGQPWQQWPLNQQQWMQSFQHQQDPSQIDWAALAQAWIAQREASGQQSVVEQPPGIMPNGQDMSGIESGPNNHGNFQGETNFNRMWQPG; encoded by the exons ATGTGGGACCAAGGAGGACAGCCTTGGCAACAGTGGCCTTTGAATCAACAACAGTGGATGCAGTCATTTCAGCACCAGCAAGATCCAA GTCAGATTGATTGGGCTGCATTAGCTCAAGCATGGATTGCCCAGAGAGAAGCCTCAGGACAGCAAAGTGTGGTGGAGCAGCCTCCAGGAATAATGCCAAATGGACAAGACATGTCAGGAATAGAATCTGGTCCAAACAACCATGGGAATTTTCAAGGGGAAACAAATTTTAACCGAATGTGGCAACCAG GCTGA